The Miscanthus floridulus cultivar M001 chromosome 7, ASM1932011v1, whole genome shotgun sequence genome includes a region encoding these proteins:
- the LOC136467536 gene encoding abscisic acid 8'-hydroxylase 1 yields MGAFLLFVCLLAPMIVLACAVRGRKRPAPASACGNKALPLPPGSMGWPYVGETFQLYSSKNPNVFFARKQNRYGPIFKTHILGCPCVMVSSPEAARFVLVTQAHLFKPTFPASKERMLGPQAIFFQQGDYHAHLRRLVSRSFSPEAIRGSVPAIEAIALRSLHSWDGHLVNTFQEMKLYALNVALLSIFGEEEMRYIEELKQCYLTLEKGYNSMPVNLPGTLFHKAMKARKRLGAIVAHIIEARRERRQRGSDLLASFLDDREALTDAQIADNVIGVVFAARDTTASVLTWMVKFLGDHPAVLKAVQQEQQEIARSKGSSDEPLTWADTRRMRTTSRVIQETMRVASILSFTFREAVEDVEYQGYLIPKGWKVMPLFRNIHHSPDHFPCPEKFDPSRFEVAPKPNTFMPFGNGTHSCPGNELAKLEMLVLFHHLATKYRWSTSKSESGVQFGPFALPLNGLPMTFGRKD; encoded by the exons ATGGGCGCCTTCTTGCTCTTCGTCTGCCTCCTGGCGCCGATGATCGTGCTCGCCTGCGCCGTCCGCGGCCGGAAGCGGCCTGCGCCGGCGTCGGCGTGCGGCAATAAGGCGCTGCCTCTGCCGCCGGGGTCGATGGGGTGGCCGTACGTGGGCGAGACGTTCCAGCTCTACTCGTCCAAGAACCCCAACGTGTTCTTCGCCCGGAAGCAGAACCGGTACGGGCCGATCTTCAAGACCCACATCCTGGGGTGCCCCTGCGTGATGGTGTCCAGCCCCGAGGCGGCGCGATTCGTGCTCGTCACGCAGGCGCACCTCTTCAAGCCCACGTTCCCGGCGAGCAAGGAGCGCATGCTGGGGCCACAGGCCATCTTCTTCCAGCAGGGCGACTACCACGCCCACCTCCGCCGCCTCGTCTCCCGCTCGTTCTCCCCCGAGGCCATCCGCGGCTCCGTGCCGGCCATCGAGGCCATCGCGCTGCGCTCGCTCCACTCCTGGGACGGCCACCTCGTCAACACTTTCCAAGAGATGAAGCTG TACGCGCTGAATGTGGCATTGCTGTCCATCTTCGGCGAGGAGGAGATGCGCTACATCgaggagctgaagcagtgctaccTGACCCTGGAGAAAGGGTACAACTCGATGCCGGTGAACCTGCCGGGCACCCTGTTCCACAAGGCCATGAAGGCCCGCAAGCGCCTGGGCGCCATCGTGGCCCACATCATCGAGGCCCGGCGCGAGCGGCGGCAGCGCGGGAGCGACCTCCTGGCGTCCTTCCTGGACGACCGCGAGGCGCTCACCGACGCCCAGATCGCCGACAACGTGATCGGCGTCGTCTTCGCCGCCCGCGACACCACCGCCAGCGTGCTCACCTGGATGGTCAAGTTCCTCGGCGACCACCCCGCGGTGCTCAAGGCCGTCCAGCAGGAGCAGCAGGAGATCGCGCGGTCCAAGGGCTCCTCCGACGAGCCCCTGACGTGGGCGGACACGAGGCGGATGCGCACGACGAGCCGTGTGATCCAGGAGACGATGCGGGTGGCGTCCATCCTGTCCTTCACCTTCCGGGAGGCCGTGGAGGACGTGGAGTACCAAG GGTACCTGATCCCCAAGGGATGGAAGGTGATGCCGCTGTTCCGGAACATCCATCACAGCCCCGACCACTTCCCCTGCCCGGAGAAGTTCGACCCCTCCCGATTCGAG GTTGCTCCCAAGCCCAACACGTTCATGCCGTTCGGCAACGGGACCCACTCGTGCCCGGGCAACGAGCTCGCCAAGCTGGAGATGCTGGTGCTCTTCCACCACCTCGCCACCAAGTACAGGTGGTCCACCTCCAAGTCCGAGAGCGGCGTGCAGTTCGGCCCCTTCGCGCTGCCGCTCAACGGCCTGCCCATGACCTTCGGTCGCAAGGACTGA